From Elephas maximus indicus isolate mEleMax1 chromosome 1, mEleMax1 primary haplotype, whole genome shotgun sequence, a single genomic window includes:
- the SMPD2 gene encoding sphingomyelin phosphodiesterase 2 yields MKPNFSLRLRVFNLNFWGILYWSKHRVDRLQRLGDFLNIESFDLALLEEVWSEQDFESLRQKLLPTYPAAHYFRSGVFGSGLCVFSKHPIQELTQHVYTLNGYPYMIHHGDWFSGKAVGLVVLHLSGLVFNAYVTHLHAEYNRQKDIYLAHRVAQAWELAQFIHHTSKRADVVLLCGDLNLHPKDLGCRLLKEWTGLQDAYLETQDFRGCDEGCTMVPQNCYVNQQELEPYPSGIRIDYVLYKAVSGIYISCKTLKTTTGHDPHNGTPFSDHEALMATLYVRHSPPQHSPSPTHGPAEVSPLIAVLKEAWTELGLGMAQAHWWAAFASCVIGLGLLLLVLLCALVAGGQTGEVTWLLLSPSVGLVLGAGAVYLFHMKEIKGLCKAQAELQHVLRRAKEAQDLSVVSQPAQQEDRAEEQ; encoded by the exons ATGAAGCCCAACTTCTCCCTGAGACTGAGGGTCTTTAACCTCAACTTTTG GGGCATTCTCTACTGGAGCAAGCACCGGGTAGACCGCCTGCAGCGCCTGGGAGACTTTCTGAACATTGAGAGCTTTGACCTGGCTCTACTGGAGGAG GTGTGGAGTGAGCAGGACTTCGAGTCCCTAAGACAGAAGCTGTTGCCCACGTACCCAGCTGCACACTACTTCAGGAG CGGAGTCTTTGGCAGTGGCCTTTGCGTCTTCTCCAAACACCCAATCCAGGAACTCACCCAGCATGTCTACACTCTCAATGGCTATCCGTACATG ATCCATCATGGTGACTGGTTCAGTGGGAAGGCTGTGGGGCTGGTGGTGCTCCATCTAAGTGGACTGGTGTTCAATGCCTACGTGACCCAC CTCCATGCAGAGTACAATCGACAGAAGGACATCTACCTAGCACATCGTGTGGCCCAAGCTTGGGAACTGGCCCAGTTCATCCA CCACACATCCAAGAGGGCAGACGTGGTTCTGTTGTGTGGGGACCTCAACTTGCACCCAAAAGACCTGGGCTGCCGCCTGCTGAAAGAGTGGACGGGGCTACAGGATGCCTACCTTGAGACCCAGGACTTTAGG GGCTGTGATGAAGGCTGTACGATGGTACCCCAGAACTGCTACGTCAACCAGCAGGAGTTGGAGCCGTATCCCTCTGGCATCCGCATTGACTATGTGCTTTACAAG GCAGTTTCCGGGATCTACATTTCCTGTAAGACCCTCAAAACCACTACAGGCCATGACCCTCACAATGGTACCCCCTTCTCTGATCACGAGGCTCTAATGGCGACTCTGTATGTGAGGCACAGCCCCCCCCAGCACAGCCCCAGCCCTACCCATG GACCAGCAGAGGTGTCACCATTGATCGCTGTGCTGAAGGAAGCCTGGACAGAACTGGGTCTGGGCATGGCTCAGGCTCACTGGTGGGCTGCCTTCGCTAGCTGCGTGATCGGTCTGGGGCTGCTTCTCCTGGTGTTGCTGTGTGCGTTGGTGGCCGGAGGACAGACCGGGGAAGTTACCTGGCTGCTCTTGAGCCCCAGCGTGGGACTGGTGCTGGGAGCGGGTGCAGTCTACCTCTTCCACATGAAAGAGATCAAAGGCTTATGCAAGGCCCAAGCTGAGCTCCAGCATGTGCTGAGAAGAGCCAAGGAAGCCCAAGACCTGAGCGTGGTGTCTCAGCCAGCCCAACAggaggacagagctgaagaacaaTAA